One Salvelinus sp. IW2-2015 linkage group LG4q.2, ASM291031v2, whole genome shotgun sequence DNA window includes the following coding sequences:
- the LOC111963402 gene encoding protein LBH: MSVYSPQIYCPVFVPSGDMTEVMISSTPMEDMRLSPSKDRLSFQIFPDPSDFERCCKLKDRLPSIVVEPTEGEVESGELRWPPEEFIVCEEEENHGKSQTGQPTQNNEH; encoded by the exons ATGTCTGTATATTCTCCCCAAATATACTG CCCAGTGTTTGTGCCGAGCGGAGACATGACTGAGGTGATGATAAGTAGCACCCCCATGGAGGACATGAGGCTTAGCCCCAGCAAGGACCGGCTCTCCTTCCAG ATCTTCCCGGACCCCTCGGACTTCGAGCGCTGCTGTAAGCTGAAAGACCGCCTGCCGTCCATCGTAGTGGAGCCCACGGAGGGGGAAGTGGAGAGCGGTGAGCTGCGTTGGCCACCGGAGGAGTTCATTgtctgtgaggaggaggagaaccatGGCAAAAGCCAAACTGGACAGCCGACGCAGAACAACGAGCACTAG